From the genome of Gracilibacillus salitolerans, one region includes:
- a CDS encoding D-2-hydroxyacid dehydrogenase encodes MKINNILFVSPLNQEIQNLIENYELEKKFRYLTEDELRDEDLEWADAFVSFKTRSSYDYSKVKWVHSLGAGVDSFIFKKDWNEDVILTRTICSFGQRISEYCLSYLLKDLQFHDQFLYLKSTKNWEPLTPNMLNEVKVMIYGTGEIGQKIAQVLSFFGVEVYGVSRSGKQKEFFKEVCTVDAHFSLLNQMNYLINTLPLTEETEYLFNKDIYKHVSNIGFVNVGRGESIRESDLLQALEFGQVRFAVLDVFGEEPLPQGNVLWEHPNVVITPHISAVTTSSEAVECFVGTLENLEKDNPLHNRVDVKKGF; translated from the coding sequence ATGAAGATCAACAATATTTTGTTTGTAAGTCCTTTGAATCAAGAAATTCAAAATCTTATAGAAAATTATGAACTGGAAAAGAAATTCCGATATTTGACAGAAGACGAACTTAGAGATGAAGATTTAGAATGGGCTGATGCATTTGTATCTTTTAAAACAAGATCAAGTTACGATTATAGCAAAGTGAAATGGGTCCATTCCCTAGGAGCTGGGGTGGACAGTTTTATATTCAAAAAAGACTGGAATGAAGATGTTATCCTAACAAGAACGATATGTTCGTTTGGACAAAGAATTAGTGAATACTGCCTCAGTTATCTATTAAAAGATTTACAGTTTCATGATCAATTCCTTTACTTGAAATCCACAAAGAATTGGGAGCCTCTTACACCAAATATGTTAAATGAAGTAAAAGTAATGATTTATGGCACAGGAGAAATTGGGCAAAAGATAGCTCAGGTTCTCTCCTTTTTTGGTGTAGAAGTTTATGGTGTGTCACGGAGCGGTAAACAAAAAGAGTTTTTCAAAGAAGTATGTACAGTTGATGCTCATTTTTCATTATTAAATCAAATGAATTATCTGATTAATACATTGCCATTAACGGAAGAAACAGAATATTTATTTAATAAAGACATTTATAAGCACGTATCAAATATTGGATTTGTTAATGTCGGTAGAGGGGAATCTATTCGTGAATCAGACCTATTACAAGCATTAGAATTTGGACAGGTAAGGTTTGCAGTACTTGATGTATTCGGAGAGGAGCCACTGCCACAGGGTAACGTATTGTGGGAGCACCCAAACGTGGTTATTACCCCGCATATATCTGCTGTGACAACATCCAGTGAAGCAGTAGAATGCTTTGTTGGAACATTAGAGAATCTAGAAAAGGACAACCCTCTCCACAATAGGGTAGATGTCAAAAAAGGTTTTTAA
- a CDS encoding Gfo/Idh/MocA family protein: MEKIRIGFIGTGGMAQVHAGQLLELENVEIKAITDVSTEARERFVTHAGLRDIEQFTEYRNMLEQVDLDGVVICSPHTLHFEQATAVLEKGIHVLIEKPMTCSSKEAEELIKTADQAGKIMQVSYQRHFQPEFIYIRDAIATGKIGKLTSITASLYQQWWRGSNDTYSWRKDPKLSGGGFLMDSGSHIIDVLLWTSGLTPVEVTTQLSQQGAPVEIDTFTSIRFKEGAIAGLNLVGYSPVWHETYAFCGEDGAIFCENDKITLHLSGEEPIVPELSKPTTNQDKSFIDAILRKHDVQVPGEFALKVVKFSEMVYESAGYKPL, translated from the coding sequence GTGGAGAAAATTCGCATTGGATTTATTGGTACAGGTGGAATGGCACAGGTACATGCTGGTCAGTTACTAGAATTAGAAAATGTGGAAATTAAGGCAATTACTGATGTAAGCACAGAGGCGAGAGAACGCTTTGTAACTCATGCCGGTTTGCGAGATATAGAGCAATTTACAGAATATCGTAATATGCTTGAACAAGTCGATTTAGATGGGGTTGTTATTTGCTCTCCGCATACTTTGCATTTTGAACAGGCAACAGCAGTATTGGAAAAAGGCATACACGTATTAATTGAAAAGCCGATGACGTGCTCATCGAAGGAAGCTGAGGAGTTAATTAAAACGGCCGATCAAGCCGGTAAGATTATGCAAGTATCGTATCAACGACATTTCCAACCAGAATTTATTTATATTCGTGATGCAATCGCAACTGGTAAAATCGGTAAACTTACATCGATCACTGCTTCCTTATATCAACAATGGTGGCGTGGTTCCAATGATACGTATTCTTGGCGGAAGGACCCCAAATTATCAGGAGGCGGTTTTTTGATGGACTCGGGTAGCCATATTATCGATGTGCTACTTTGGACATCAGGCTTAACGCCGGTCGAAGTAACGACACAGCTATCACAACAAGGTGCGCCGGTAGAAATTGATACGTTTACTTCGATTCGCTTTAAGGAAGGTGCTATTGCTGGACTAAACCTTGTTGGCTACTCACCTGTTTGGCATGAAACATATGCGTTTTGCGGTGAGGATGGTGCTATCTTCTGTGAAAATGACAAAATTACACTCCATCTTTCAGGAGAGGAACCAATTGTTCCAGAGTTATCCAAACCGACAACGAACCAGGATAAAAGTTTCATCGATGCAATTTTAAGAAAACATGACGTTCAGGTTCCAGGTGAATTTGCATTAAAGGTAGTTAAGTTTTCTGAAATGGTTTATGAATCTGCTGGCTATAAGCCTTTATAA
- a CDS encoding sugar phosphate isomerase/epimerase family protein — translation MHNFKFALNASTLFPFELDVIEQIRIAAEAGYDGIELWVKDIESYLDKGGSLKTIKEILVDKSISVVNAITFFKWSDVHEPTRVKGLVEAEKEMTMLKEIGCKAVAAPPSGNMDDLTLETIAEHFTALTTIARRMDMEIFLEFWGKANKLATLSEAMYIAMESGLSDVKFLLDPFHMYTGGSCFTNLAYLNQRNIGIFHVNDYPEHPPKEQITDSERQFPGDGIAPTEQIANYLVEMNYQGYLSLELFIGNYGNQSALEVATHGLKKMKQTYLPNK, via the coding sequence GTGCATAATTTTAAGTTTGCCTTAAATGCCTCGACGCTGTTTCCGTTTGAATTGGATGTGATCGAGCAGATAAGAATAGCGGCTGAAGCAGGATATGATGGTATTGAATTGTGGGTTAAAGATATTGAATCCTATCTTGATAAGGGTGGTTCACTTAAAACAATTAAAGAAATTCTGGTAGACAAAAGTATATCCGTTGTTAACGCGATTACCTTTTTTAAGTGGTCGGACGTGCATGAGCCTACTAGAGTAAAAGGGCTTGTTGAAGCGGAAAAAGAGATGACAATGCTGAAGGAAATAGGCTGTAAAGCTGTAGCGGCTCCACCCAGTGGAAATATGGATGATTTAACATTAGAAACAATTGCAGAGCATTTTACTGCATTAACAACAATTGCGAGACGGATGGACATGGAAATCTTTCTTGAATTCTGGGGTAAAGCTAACAAACTAGCTACGTTAAGCGAAGCGATGTATATCGCGATGGAGAGCGGACTTTCTGATGTGAAATTTTTATTGGATCCTTTCCATATGTACACTGGAGGGAGTTGCTTTACAAATTTAGCTTATTTAAATCAGAGAAATATCGGTATTTTCCATGTCAACGATTATCCAGAACACCCACCAAAGGAACAGATAACTGATTCAGAACGACAATTTCCTGGTGATGGGATCGCGCCGACTGAACAGATAGCGAACTACTTAGTAGAAATGAATTATCAAGGTTATTTATCATTAGAGTTATTTATCGGAAATTATGGTAATCAATCAGCGTTAGAAGTTGCTACCCATGGGCTAAAAAAAATGAAACAGACTTACTTACCAAATAAATAA
- a CDS encoding glycoside hydrolase family 76 protein — MQLKWHKFTMVSVTCFILFSLFASNIIKPNYSHAATSWSEEYDATQGTLHNVETENADTGYFGNGYVAGWNEDGQSVAINVNVPSDGNYTLVFKYSAAAGQATRYLEVNGEGSVDQVRFSGTGSWGDWQTTYLNDVFLTAGTNTISLSFDSGKGSENWLNFDSLLVKEQGVEQLVSWGLTEEAELAQKSLTSNFWNTKTNMFNNQYPNDESNNQFHYWWQAHAIDTLIDGYERTGDYGYIDQAIALYKSVKARNGDDIRNDFYDDMLWMALALQRLHEYTNNPQHEEAVLTLWEDIKEGWSSEFGGGIAWNKNQLDYKNTPSNAPAVILATRLYEQYGNEEDLQWAQDIYNWLQHTLVDPANGLVWDGINRTGDGNIDKGWEFTYNQGVYIGASVELYQLTGEQGYLDAAIQTAETTKDRFSNHNQIIYEGGSGDGGLFKGILIRYVTELVKTEDSQVKLAEWIVNNAKNVWNQTNEEPEILFGSSWEGAINLPVELSQQLSGVMLMEHATQLEPIIVRNVSQTLQEQIDSYVDDSEITSSLAKKLSNRLEQVDHHINKGDINQAIKHLEDFNKHVQTGVEKDQVNEIAYHQLQGSLDRIIH; from the coding sequence ATGCAATTAAAATGGCATAAGTTTACGATGGTGTCTGTTACATGTTTCATTCTGTTTTCTTTGTTTGCATCGAATATCATTAAACCTAACTACTCACATGCTGCTACATCATGGAGTGAGGAATATGATGCAACCCAAGGAACTTTGCATAACGTAGAAACGGAAAATGCTGATACTGGTTATTTTGGAAACGGATACGTAGCTGGTTGGAATGAAGATGGTCAATCCGTTGCGATTAATGTGAATGTTCCGAGTGACGGTAATTATACACTCGTATTTAAATATTCTGCTGCAGCAGGTCAGGCTACACGTTATCTAGAGGTGAATGGAGAGGGCAGCGTGGATCAAGTTCGCTTTTCCGGAACCGGAAGCTGGGGAGACTGGCAGACAACTTACCTTAATGATGTCTTCTTAACAGCTGGTACGAATACAATATCGCTTAGTTTTGATTCAGGTAAGGGAAGCGAAAACTGGTTAAATTTTGACAGTTTGCTTGTAAAAGAACAGGGAGTGGAACAACTGGTTTCTTGGGGATTGACAGAGGAAGCGGAATTAGCACAAAAATCGCTTACATCTAACTTCTGGAACACCAAGACAAATATGTTTAACAATCAATATCCAAATGATGAAAGTAACAATCAGTTCCATTATTGGTGGCAGGCTCATGCCATTGATACGTTAATTGATGGCTATGAACGAACTGGCGATTATGGTTATATCGATCAGGCTATCGCTTTATATAAATCTGTGAAGGCACGTAATGGCGATGACATTAGGAACGATTTTTATGATGACATGTTATGGATGGCACTTGCATTGCAACGTTTACACGAATATACAAATAATCCGCAGCATGAAGAGGCTGTATTGACTCTGTGGGAAGATATTAAAGAAGGGTGGAGCAGTGAATTTGGAGGTGGCATCGCTTGGAACAAAAATCAATTAGACTATAAAAATACTCCTTCGAATGCTCCAGCAGTAATTCTTGCTACTAGACTTTATGAACAGTACGGGAATGAAGAAGATTTACAATGGGCTCAGGATATCTACAATTGGCTTCAACATACATTAGTGGATCCGGCAAATGGTTTAGTGTGGGATGGTATTAATCGCACCGGCGATGGAAACATCGATAAAGGTTGGGAATTCACTTACAACCAAGGAGTTTATATAGGTGCATCTGTTGAGCTTTATCAATTGACAGGTGAACAAGGATATCTTGATGCAGCAATCCAGACGGCAGAAACTACGAAAGACCGATTCTCCAATCACAACCAAATCATATACGAAGGTGGCTCAGGTGATGGTGGACTATTTAAAGGGATCCTCATTCGTTATGTGACTGAATTAGTTAAAACAGAAGACTCCCAAGTTAAGTTGGCAGAGTGGATTGTGAATAATGCCAAAAATGTGTGGAACCAAACAAACGAGGAACCTGAAATTTTGTTTGGCTCATCGTGGGAAGGAGCAATAAACCTACCGGTGGAACTTAGCCAACAGTTAAGCGGAGTCATGTTAATGGAGCATGCTACACAACTAGAACCAATTATTGTTAGAAATGTCTCCCAGACGTTACAGGAACAGATAGATTCCTATGTAGATGATAGCGAGATAACTAGCTCACTTGCTAAAAAACTAAGTAATCGTCTTGAACAGGTAGACCATCATATAAATAAAGGAGACATAAATCAAGCAATTAAACACTTAGAAGACTTTAATAAGCATGTGCAAACAGGAGTGGAAAAAGACCAAGTAAATGAAATAGCTTACCATCAATTGCAAGGATCTCTGGATAGAATAATACATTAA
- a CDS encoding YesL family protein — MYKLMEWIAKLALLNMLWIMYSLCGFLVFGLFPATVALLMVTRDLKRNNQKGIRASFLQYFVNNFIKANAYGFFIAIVNICLISLTFKSAHQFSVIISVPIFVITVLAFLISLFLLPVFTYFKASFVNHLKLATIIALGHPVVSFVLFSLFSLNFGIIFYSRILIAYPILFLFFMVSVSAYLVTVVLMPVFGKFSTTTDIEISSLGRISEA, encoded by the coding sequence GTGTATAAATTGATGGAATGGATCGCTAAACTCGCATTACTAAATATGTTATGGATTATGTATTCGTTATGCGGTTTCCTTGTCTTCGGATTATTTCCTGCCACTGTAGCATTATTAATGGTGACGCGAGATTTAAAGCGAAATAACCAAAAAGGGATACGTGCGTCCTTTCTTCAGTATTTTGTTAATAATTTCATCAAAGCAAATGCGTACGGCTTTTTTATAGCGATTGTAAATATTTGTTTAATTTCGCTCACATTCAAGTCAGCTCACCAATTTTCGGTAATCATCTCAGTTCCGATCTTTGTCATCACAGTGTTAGCGTTTCTGATTTCACTGTTTCTATTGCCCGTGTTTACCTACTTTAAAGCATCTTTTGTCAATCACCTTAAACTTGCGACGATTATCGCTTTAGGGCATCCAGTCGTATCCTTTGTATTGTTTTCTTTATTTTCGTTAAATTTTGGAATCATTTTTTATTCCAGGATTTTAATCGCTTATCCGATTTTATTTTTGTTTTTTATGGTTAGTGTTTCAGCCTACTTGGTGACCGTTGTGTTAATGCCTGTGTTTGGAAAATTTAGCACGACAACAGATATAGAAATCTCAAGTTTAGGACGGATATCAGAAGCCTAG
- a CDS encoding AraC family transcriptional regulator, which produces MFKKRQQFYIKLLSFVLLLGIIPVSLVGIFSFLISSDSIQTKVEKEKEYNVYQTQMTIEQVLKQVDQSLTNFAMSPLANQLLEEPMEPKQFPLYRSLKKELNYLQRFDSGVIDITYINKEQMWLIRNRGLKRLTNQDKEIIENYSELTNQSAWLVQEAEDTFIDEHANYCKRYLTMVKKLPLSSVNNKGFTAAIIPICDLQERILMEENNGSTIVLNENKQVIFNSEVNQNSHSLENHPVIDAIQESNQIQNQLHIDYDNEKYTVTYRVSNYNGWTYINLIRLNDLKESSYAIGWFTFIICLVIVLGLIIVAIIGSGKLYKPIQQIIQIMKLPHEADNNKSRDEIGEITKQIHTILDKNQTLEERVQSQKDQLHHFFINKLLLGNVTENEINEKLPTEINSGRWYSVMLIKIDSLEGTRFTENDNDVILFSINTIINELISEDRRFTPIVLEDKQVTVLMGEGNKQEYKNYFDSLTQTIQETIAQVLKISVSIGISNRYFHLIETNEALQKSEAALRQTIVLGKGQVIWFDSLEGQHSFKTFYPKQVEHDLFDAIKTYHQERVEQKLTELLDNIFNKQLTYTQYEISILRFINNLLEFTEMLAIEIDMIDEKQTLINYLQRFRIREDIESWFKQVMIYPIMDHIKNRSDQHYHSLSEQVIHIIHEEFDQDLTLEKVADRLHYNASYLSNLFRRETKMSFSEYVAQYRIEMAKNWLETTKIPVKDIANKLQYNNSQNFIRSFRKNVGMTPGNYRKKMKLE; this is translated from the coding sequence AAAACTATTATCTTTCGTTTTATTGCTCGGAATCATCCCGGTCTCATTGGTGGGAATATTCTCTTTTCTTATTTCATCTGACAGCATTCAAACCAAAGTAGAAAAAGAGAAAGAATATAATGTTTATCAAACTCAGATGACGATTGAACAGGTATTGAAACAAGTGGACCAGTCACTAACGAATTTTGCCATGTCTCCCCTCGCCAATCAGCTTCTAGAAGAACCTATGGAACCGAAACAATTTCCCCTCTATAGAAGTTTAAAAAAAGAACTGAACTACCTGCAACGTTTTGATTCAGGAGTAATTGATATTACATACATAAACAAGGAACAAATGTGGTTAATCAGGAATAGAGGGTTAAAAAGATTAACAAATCAAGATAAAGAAATTATAGAAAATTATAGTGAGCTTACCAATCAATCTGCCTGGTTAGTTCAAGAAGCTGAAGATACTTTTATTGATGAACATGCCAATTATTGTAAGCGTTATCTTACCATGGTGAAAAAGTTGCCACTAAGCTCTGTCAATAATAAGGGCTTTACCGCTGCCATTATTCCTATTTGTGACTTGCAAGAGCGGATCTTAATGGAGGAAAATAATGGATCAACTATCGTTTTGAATGAAAACAAGCAAGTGATTTTTAATAGCGAAGTGAATCAGAATAGCCATTCATTAGAGAATCATCCTGTTATCGATGCAATCCAAGAAAGTAATCAAATCCAAAACCAACTGCACATAGACTATGATAATGAGAAATATACTGTCACCTATCGCGTCTCAAATTATAACGGATGGACTTATATTAATCTTATCCGATTGAATGATCTCAAAGAATCTTCCTATGCAATAGGCTGGTTTACCTTTATTATATGCCTTGTTATTGTATTAGGGCTTATTATCGTTGCCATTATCGGTTCTGGAAAACTATATAAACCTATTCAGCAAATTATCCAAATCATGAAATTGCCTCATGAAGCTGATAACAATAAATCTCGTGATGAAATCGGGGAAATTACGAAACAGATTCATACTATTCTGGATAAAAATCAAACATTGGAGGAACGGGTTCAATCGCAAAAGGACCAGTTGCATCATTTTTTCATAAATAAATTGCTCTTAGGTAATGTTACGGAAAATGAAATAAATGAAAAGCTACCTACAGAAATAAATAGTGGACGATGGTATTCTGTGATGTTGATTAAAATTGATTCGTTAGAAGGTACGAGATTTACTGAAAACGATAATGATGTTATCCTCTTTTCGATTAACACGATTATTAATGAGTTAATAAGTGAAGATAGGCGATTTACACCTATTGTGTTAGAGGATAAACAAGTAACTGTATTAATGGGAGAAGGTAACAAGCAGGAATATAAAAATTACTTCGATAGCTTAACTCAAACGATACAAGAAACGATCGCCCAAGTTTTAAAAATATCTGTTAGCATCGGAATAAGTAATCGATACTTCCATCTAATAGAAACAAATGAAGCCTTACAAAAAAGTGAAGCGGCATTGCGACAAACCATTGTATTAGGCAAAGGGCAAGTGATTTGGTTTGATTCGCTAGAAGGACAGCATTCATTCAAAACTTTTTATCCGAAGCAAGTTGAGCATGATCTTTTTGACGCCATAAAAACTTATCATCAGGAGCGTGTGGAACAAAAATTAACGGAGCTGCTAGATAATATATTTAATAAACAATTAACGTATACACAGTATGAAATCTCTATCCTTCGATTTATCAATAATCTATTAGAATTCACAGAAATGTTAGCCATCGAAATTGATATGATTGATGAAAAACAGACGTTAATTAATTATCTCCAACGTTTCCGAATCAGAGAGGACATAGAGAGTTGGTTTAAGCAAGTTATGATTTATCCGATAATGGATCATATCAAAAACCGCTCAGACCAACATTATCATTCATTGTCAGAGCAGGTTATTCATATTATCCACGAGGAATTCGATCAAGATTTGACACTGGAAAAAGTAGCAGATCGCCTACATTATAATGCAAGCTATTTAAGTAACTTATTTCGACGTGAGACTAAAATGTCATTCAGTGAATATGTAGCACAATATCGCATTGAAATGGCCAAAAATTGGTTAGAAACCACGAAAATACCTGTTAAAGATATCGCTAACAAACTGCAATATAATAATTCCCAAAATTTCATTAGATCTTTCCGGAAGAATGTAGGAATGACACCGGGGAATTATCGAAAAAAAATGAAGTTAGAATAG
- a CDS encoding glycoside hydrolase family 76 protein: MKLANKTTKWETRAQKSFDSLLQYYWNPDLEMFNNHYPNPDNRCNLTFHYWWYAHAIDSLVDGYCRTNDNELVTMIEKEYGGLVFRNGGQPTNLLYDDMEWLALALLRAYEETGTDKYLNDVQILWNDIKTGWNEHMGGGIAWHKDQIDYKNTPANGPAIILATRLYKHFGNKEDLEWAQKIFDWQEQNLVDPNTGFVMDGVNRLGDGKIDADWEFTYCQGVYVGAAVELYRVSNHEKYLQKALQTAHTAIEKLHDNEHNVLKSEGNGDGGLFKGIMIRYFTELILTAPTETKAILHYLEENAETLWRNGKDDEKTIFNHLWSEKPDLTRGIDLSIELSAVMLFECLVRIERRGLMKD, from the coding sequence ATGAAGTTAGCAAACAAAACAACAAAATGGGAAACTAGGGCACAGAAATCGTTTGATAGCCTACTTCAATACTATTGGAATCCTGATCTGGAAATGTTTAATAATCATTATCCAAATCCAGATAATCGTTGCAATCTTACGTTTCATTACTGGTGGTATGCACATGCGATTGATAGTTTAGTAGATGGATACTGCCGAACCAACGACAATGAACTCGTTACAATGATCGAAAAGGAATATGGTGGTCTCGTGTTTCGAAACGGTGGTCAGCCAACAAATCTATTATACGACGATATGGAATGGCTGGCGCTAGCTTTGTTACGTGCCTATGAAGAAACGGGAACAGACAAGTATTTGAATGATGTGCAAATTCTTTGGAATGATATAAAAACTGGTTGGAATGAGCATATGGGTGGAGGAATAGCTTGGCATAAAGACCAGATCGATTATAAGAATACGCCAGCAAATGGCCCGGCTATTATTTTAGCGACAAGACTATATAAGCATTTTGGAAATAAAGAAGATTTAGAATGGGCACAAAAAATATTTGATTGGCAGGAGCAGAACCTTGTTGATCCAAATACAGGATTTGTCATGGATGGGGTCAATCGACTTGGTGATGGGAAAATTGATGCTGATTGGGAATTCACCTATTGTCAAGGTGTATATGTAGGTGCAGCAGTTGAGCTCTATCGGGTATCCAACCATGAGAAATACTTACAAAAAGCATTACAAACTGCACATACAGCAATAGAAAAATTACATGATAATGAACATAATGTGCTAAAAAGTGAAGGGAATGGGGATGGAGGTCTGTTTAAAGGGATTATGATTCGATATTTTACTGAATTAATTTTAACAGCTCCAACTGAGACAAAAGCTATACTTCACTACTTGGAAGAGAATGCGGAAACCCTCTGGCGGAACGGTAAGGATGACGAGAAAACAATATTTAATCATCTTTGGAGTGAGAAGCCGGACCTAACTAGAGGTATTGATTTAAGCATTGAGCTAAGCGCTGTCATGCTATTTGAATGTTTGGTAAGGATAGAAAGGCGTGGATTGATGAAGGATTAA
- a CDS encoding sugar phosphate isomerase/epimerase family protein has protein sequence MNFNIGMRIPPKLGAEGMEQIASWASEVGLDILDVPKLTPEVKNTVQNAGMEVGSVDVENVAKLFSLDEERRANAVTSLKNQMTEISELGGRVIFMCLVPEDHTLPRQEGLAIWKETFPEIVRHAEETGLYIAIEGWPGPAPYYPTLGCTPETLRVMFEAIPSKHFGMTYDPSHLVRLGIDHIRVLTEFGERVNHCHGKDTEILQDELYECGVIQSTFPEKYLFSEGSWRYTIPGQGEVDWGKVAVRLERMGYQGPVSIELEDHRYWGSLEAEQKGIVKAAAHLRSYFK, from the coding sequence ATGAATTTTAACATCGGAATGCGTATTCCACCGAAATTAGGTGCAGAAGGAATGGAACAGATAGCGAGTTGGGCCTCAGAGGTAGGGTTGGATATTCTTGACGTACCAAAATTAACCCCGGAAGTAAAGAATACAGTTCAAAATGCTGGTATGGAAGTGGGCTCAGTCGATGTAGAAAATGTAGCAAAACTATTTAGTTTAGATGAAGAACGTCGTGCTAATGCGGTTACTAGTCTTAAAAACCAGATGACGGAAATCTCGGAACTAGGAGGTCGTGTGATATTTATGTGTTTGGTTCCTGAGGATCATACACTTCCACGTCAGGAAGGACTTGCAATCTGGAAAGAAACGTTTCCAGAAATTGTTCGTCACGCAGAGGAAACGGGTCTTTACATTGCAATTGAAGGCTGGCCGGGACCAGCACCTTATTATCCCACACTCGGATGTACTCCGGAAACTCTACGGGTAATGTTCGAGGCTATCCCATCTAAACATTTTGGGATGACGTATGATCCCTCACATCTTGTGCGGTTGGGCATTGACCATATCCGTGTATTAACCGAATTTGGTGAAAGAGTAAATCATTGCCACGGGAAGGATACAGAAATTTTACAAGATGAGCTTTATGAATGTGGTGTCATTCAATCAACTTTTCCAGAAAAGTATCTGTTTTCGGAAGGATCCTGGCGCTATACGATCCCAGGACAAGGTGAAGTCGATTGGGGAAAAGTTGCAGTGCGTTTGGAACGTATGGGGTACCAGGGACCAGTTAGTATCGAATTAGAAGATCATCGCTATTGGGGATCTTTAGAGGCTGAGCAAAAGGGAATCGTAAAGGCTGCCGCACATTTAAGAAGCTACTTTAAATAG